The DNA region ATCGCCCAGCGGCTGGGATTGGACTGGGTGTTTGTCAGTGTGGCCATACTGTTGATCTTGACAGCAGTGTTGGTCTTCTTGTTTTTGCCGGACCATTATCAGGGTGCAGGGAGCGGGAAAGCGGATCGGTATGATCTGCTGAGGCTGTTGAAGAATCCTCAGTTGAATCAGGCTTATTTGGGTGCGTTTGCCTTGATGTTTGCAGTAGGGATCTTGACGATGATGTTACCGTTGAAAGTGGATGCTCTGGGCTTTGGGTCAGCTTTGACAGGCGTGCTGATGAGTGTCTATGGCTTGGTGGCCATTGTATTGTTTGTCTTGCCTACCAACCGCCTGTCTGACCGGCTGGGGCGCATTAAACCGATGATATACGGTTTGCTGTTGCTCGGCACGGCGTTGCTCGTCTTAAGCCTGTTCAGCATGCAGCCTGCCATGTTTATAGCCATGGTGGTGTTTGGGGCTGGCTTTGCCTTGCTGTTTCCCGCCATTGCGGCACTGGTGGTTGATCAGGCGCGTAGAGAAGAGAGGGGACGTGCATTTGGCTTGTTTTATGCTTTTTTCTCTCTGGGGGTTGTCATTGGTCCCCTGGTGGTGGGTAGTTTGGCTGTAGCCCCTGATCAGGGCTTGCTCGTAGGTGCGGTTGGGATCTTGCTGATGGGCATCGTGCTCATCGCCCGCAACCGCATGGTTTTGTTCGTCAGTCACAAGTGAACATGGTGGTGTGAGTCAAGTATTTCCGGGCAGAATTTTTTATGTCCTTCATTCATGTAAGCGGATTCATTGTTTGAGGGTACTCTCTTGGTCATCTCTTATCCCGTTTTAAAAACCAACCAATCCCTTTAATGCCCGGTACACGGGCAGATTGGCCTGACCTTTCAGGTAGGGGATGTTGTCTCTGGCCACCTGTTCGAAGGTCTTGGTCACCTTTTCTGCATAACCTTTCGGTGGTTTGTCCTCCTCCTGGCTTGTTGGCCATGCTTCCACCCGCCCAAACAGGGTTTTTAAGCCCAGGTTGTCTAAACGGGCTA from Caldalkalibacillus thermarum includes:
- a CDS encoding MFS transporter, translating into MHYFIYFVIIVSFFDNFTQLPIISVYAQELGGSPFLIGLVVGLYSFSNMVSNVVAGRWIDRWGRKKIMVAGMLMAGVSVALYAFVSTAQQLAVVRFLHGIGSGLLVPAAYAFLGDRTKGKGRGQAMALSGAAIGVAAIVGPAYGGIIAQRLGLDWVFVSVAILLILTAVLVFLFLPDHYQGAGSGKADRYDLLRLLKNPQLNQAYLGAFALMFAVGILTMMLPLKVDALGFGSALTGVLMSVYGLVAIVLFVLPTNRLSDRLGRIKPMIYGLLLLGTALLVLSLFSMQPAMFIAMVVFGAGFALLFPAIAALVVDQARREERGRAFGLFYAFFSLGVVIGPLVVGSLAVAPDQGLLVGAVGILLMGIVLIARNRMVLFVSHK